A single genomic interval of Helianthus annuus cultivar XRQ/B chromosome 6, HanXRQr2.0-SUNRISE, whole genome shotgun sequence harbors:
- the LOC110925349 gene encoding glutathione S-transferase T3-like encodes MPQFQQPAFDPQQFLQWQQLQQTSQMQQPQFQQTQEDLVESPSKAKPQKKKPSKMMTQKNDEISTPTSRQKWPQSDEVLLAQGVISTSMNPIIGNNQNAEAYWGKIEKYYNENEPVVPRDAHNLRTHWHMFKCKVNRFNELYLQVKSRYKSGWSDDKYIQEARQLYINDPSNKTSATFTYEHVWNVVKEHGKYNSATHVHGFQPPKRTKSNSSRGYTRSASDANFGQASEFTISLKDVDNEDSEVQVQQVAPTCPTGRNKAKAKLKGKAGIESSEYDMRKLKLIDEISSTNRAKNEAITKFEHRIDKFYEIEQKKLEMKQKKMLLLDTTNMNPDQQAEHEAMCAEIREKYGYNRI; translated from the coding sequence ATGCCACAGTTTCAACAACCTGCTTTTGATCCTCAACAATTTCTTCAATGGCAACAGCTTCAACAAACCTCTCAAATGCAACAACCTCAGTTTCAACAAACTCAAGAAGATCTTGTGGAATCACCATCAAAAGCAAAGCCGCAAAAAAAGAAGCCAAGCAAGATGATGACTCAGAAGAATGACGAAATTTCAACACCAACGAGTCGTCAAAAGTGGCCTCAAAGTGATGAGGTTTTGCTAGCCCAAGGTGTGATTTCAACTTCTATGAATCCAATCATTGGCAACAACCAAAATGCGGAGGCCTATTGGGGTAAGATTGAAAAATACTACAATGAAAATGAACCTGTAGTTCCACGAGATGCTCACAATCTACGAACTCATTGGCATATGTTTAAATGTAAGGTGAATAGATTTAATGAGTTGTATTTACAAGTCAAGTCTCGTTACAAAAGCGGTTGGTCAGATGACAAGTACATCCAAGAGGCTAGACAATTGTATATCAATGATCCATCTAACAAGACTTCTGCTACTTTCACATACGAACACGTATGGAATGTTGTAAAAGAGCATGGTAAGTACAACTCTGCTACGCATGTTCATGGCTTTCAACCCCCTAAAAGAACAAAATCTAATAGCTCGAGGGGGTATACGCGTTCTGCTTCTGATGCCAACTTTGGTCAAGCTTCTGAATTCACAATATCACTTAAAGATGTTGATAATGAAGACTCTGAAGTTCAAGTTCAGCAGGTTGCTCCAACATGTCCAACTGGGAGGAACAAGGCCAAAGCCAAGCTAAAAGGCAAAGCAGGAATAGAGTCGTCTGAATACGACATGAGGAAGCTAAAGCTTATTGATGAGATATCCTCGACCAATCGTGCTAAGAATGAAGCGATCACCAAATTCGAGCATAGAATCGATAAATTCTATGAAATTGAGCAAAAGAAGCTCGAGATGAAACAGAAAAAAATGCTCTTACTTGACACCACTAACATGAATCCAGATCAACAAGCCGAACACGAGGCAATGTGCGCTGAAATCCGTGAGAAATACGGCTACAATCGTATTTAA